One window of Streptomyces sp. FIT100 genomic DNA carries:
- the dnaB gene encoding replicative DNA helicase, with the protein MSIPEPLDGPWADTGPSDRLPVSRQRRGEGRGRGREEQHERGRESGPWDDAAPGGFERVPPQDLDAEQSVLGGMLLSKDAIADVVEIIKGHDFYRPAHETVYQAILDLYAKGEPADPITVAAELTKRGEITRVGGASYLHTLVQSVPTAANASYYAEIVHERAVLRRLVEAGTRITQMGYAADGDVDEIVNSAQAEIYAVTEQRTSEDYLPLGEIMEGALDEIEAIGSRSGEMTGVPTGFTDFDSLTNGLHPGQMIVIAARPAMGKSTLALDFARAASIKNNLPSVIFSLEMGRNEIAMRLLSAEARVALHHMRSGTMTDEDWTRLARRMPDVSQAPLYIDDSPNLSMMEIRAKCRRLKQRNDLKLVVIDYLQLMQSGGSKRAESRQQEVSDMSRNLKLLAKELEVPVIALSQLNRGPEQRTDKKPMVSDLRESGSIEQDADMVILLHREDAYEKESPRAGEADLIVAKHRNGPTATITVAFQGHYSRFVDMAQT; encoded by the coding sequence GTGAGCATTCCCGAGCCCCTGGACGGTCCCTGGGCCGACACCGGTCCCAGCGACCGACTCCCGGTCTCCCGCCAGCGCCGCGGTGAGGGTCGTGGGCGTGGCCGCGAGGAGCAGCACGAGCGCGGCAGGGAGAGTGGCCCCTGGGACGACGCGGCTCCCGGCGGCTTCGAGCGGGTGCCGCCTCAGGACCTCGACGCCGAGCAGTCCGTCCTCGGCGGCATGCTGCTGTCCAAGGACGCCATCGCGGACGTCGTGGAGATCATCAAGGGCCATGACTTCTACCGGCCCGCCCATGAGACCGTCTATCAGGCCATCCTCGATCTCTATGCCAAGGGCGAGCCCGCCGACCCCATCACGGTGGCCGCCGAGCTCACCAAGCGGGGAGAGATCACCCGTGTCGGTGGCGCCTCGTACCTCCACACGTTGGTCCAGTCGGTGCCGACAGCGGCCAACGCCTCCTACTACGCGGAAATCGTCCACGAGCGCGCGGTGCTGCGGCGGCTCGTGGAGGCCGGCACCCGTATCACGCAGATGGGATACGCGGCGGACGGCGACGTCGACGAGATCGTGAACTCGGCCCAGGCCGAGATCTACGCCGTCACCGAGCAGCGGACCAGCGAGGACTATCTCCCGCTCGGCGAGATCATGGAGGGCGCGCTCGACGAGATCGAGGCGATCGGCTCACGCAGCGGCGAGATGACGGGTGTGCCGACCGGCTTCACCGACTTCGACTCGCTCACCAATGGGCTGCACCCCGGCCAGATGATCGTCATCGCGGCCCGTCCGGCCATGGGTAAGTCCACTCTGGCCCTGGACTTCGCCCGCGCGGCGTCGATCAAGAACAATCTGCCGAGCGTCATCTTCTCCCTCGAAATGGGCCGCAACGAGATCGCGATGCGTCTGCTGTCCGCAGAAGCGCGAGTGGCGCTGCACCACATGCGCTCCGGGACCATGACCGACGAGGACTGGACCCGCCTCGCCCGCCGGATGCCGGATGTATCCCAGGCTCCGCTCTACATCGACGACTCCCCGAACCTGTCGATGATGGAGATCCGCGCCAAGTGCCGGCGGCTCAAGCAGCGCAACGATCTCAAGCTGGTCGTCATCGACTACCTCCAGCTGATGCAGTCCGGCGGTTCCAAGCGGGCCGAGAGCCGTCAGCAGGAGGTCTCGGACATGTCCCGTAACCTCAAGCTGCTGGCCAAGGAGCTTGAGGTCCCGGTGATCGCCCTCTCCCAGCTGAATCGTGGCCCCGAGCAGCGGACGGACAAGAAGCCGATGGTCTCCGACCTGCGAGAGTCCGGCTCCATCGAGCAGGACGCGGACATGGTGATCCTGCTGCACCGCGAGGACGCGTACGAGAAGGAGTCGCCGCGCGCGGGCGAGGCGGACCTGATCGTGGCCAAGCACCGTAACGGCCCCACGGCGACGATCACGGTCGCCTTCCAAGGCCACTATTCGCGCTTCGTCGACATGGCCCAGACCTGA
- the rpsF gene encoding 30S ribosomal protein S6, which produces MRHYEVMVILDPDLEERSVSPLIENFLSVVREGNGKVEKVDTWGRRRLAYEIKKKPEGIYSVIDLQAEPAVVKELDRQMNLNESVLRTKVLRPETH; this is translated from the coding sequence ATGCGTCACTACGAGGTGATGGTCATCCTCGACCCCGATCTCGAGGAGCGTTCTGTCTCCCCGCTGATCGAGAACTTCCTCTCCGTCGTCCGTGAGGGCAACGGAAAGGTGGAGAAGGTCGACACCTGGGGCCGTCGTCGTCTCGCTTACGAGATCAAGAAGAAGCCCGAGGGCATCTACTCGGTCATCGACCTGCAGGCCGAGCCTGCGGTCGTCAAGGAGCTCGACCGCCAGATGAACCTGAACGAGTCGGTCCTCCGGACCAAGGTCCTCCGTCCCGAGACCCACTGA
- a CDS encoding GNAT family N-acetyltransferase produces MSDLQIRPASPADIPAIVAMLADDPLGARRESPDDLTPYTAAYERLANDPNQCLIVAEREGRVVGTLQLTVIPGLSRRGATRSIIEAVRIHTDERGGGLGTQLIEWAVDESRRRNCRLVQLTSDATRIDAHRFYERLGFEASHLGFKRAL; encoded by the coding sequence ATGAGCGATCTGCAGATACGGCCCGCCTCCCCCGCCGATATCCCCGCCATCGTCGCGATGCTCGCCGACGACCCGCTGGGTGCCAGGCGTGAGTCGCCGGACGACCTCACCCCGTACACGGCGGCGTACGAGCGGCTGGCGAACGATCCGAACCAGTGTCTGATCGTCGCCGAGCGCGAGGGTCGGGTCGTCGGCACTCTGCAGCTCACCGTCATCCCCGGGCTGTCCCGGCGGGGTGCCACCCGCTCGATCATCGAAGCCGTACGGATCCACACCGACGAACGCGGCGGCGGACTGGGCACCCAGCTCATCGAATGGGCCGTCGACGAATCCCGGCGCCGGAACTGCCGGCTCGTCCAGCTGACCTCCGACGCCACTCGCATCGACGCCCACCGGTTCTACGAGCGACTCGGCTTCGAGGCGTCCCACCTGGGATTCAAGCGCGCGCTGTGA
- a CDS encoding MATE family efflux transporter, with translation MTQAPVAPKTSRRRHDREIIALAVPAFGALVAEPLFVMVDSAVVGHLGTPQLAGLGVAAALLTTAVSVFIFLAYATTAAVARRVGAGDLSAAIRQGMDGIWLALLLGAAVIALALPGAPSLVELFGASDTAAPYATTYLRIASLGIPAMLVVMAATGVLRGLQDTRTPLYVAIAGFAANAALNVGLVYGAGLGIAGSAWGTVIAQWGMAAAYLVVVIRGARRHGASLRPDAAGIRASAHAGVPLLVRTLSLRAVLMIATAVAARLGDTDIAAHQIILALWSLMAFALDSIAIAGQAIIGRYLGADDPEGAREACRRMVQWGIASGVALGILIVLARPLFIPLFTSDQSVKDTLLPALLVVALSQPIAGVVFVLDGVLMGAGDGPYLAGAMLVTLAVFAPVALLVPTLGGGLTALWWAMTLMMTVRMLTLWLRARSGRWIVTGATR, from the coding sequence ATGACCCAGGCCCCTGTGGCACCGAAGACCAGCCGACGACGACATGACCGCGAGATCATCGCGCTGGCCGTCCCCGCCTTCGGCGCCCTCGTCGCCGAGCCACTTTTCGTCATGGTCGACAGCGCCGTCGTCGGCCATCTCGGCACTCCCCAACTCGCCGGCCTGGGGGTCGCCGCCGCTCTGCTCACCACAGCAGTGAGTGTCTTCATCTTCCTCGCGTACGCAACGACGGCCGCGGTCGCGCGCCGGGTGGGCGCGGGTGACCTGAGCGCCGCGATCCGCCAGGGCATGGACGGCATCTGGCTCGCCCTGCTGCTCGGTGCCGCCGTCATCGCACTGGCTCTTCCCGGGGCACCCTCCCTCGTCGAGCTCTTCGGGGCCTCCGACACGGCCGCTCCCTACGCCACGACCTATCTCAGGATCGCCAGCCTGGGCATCCCGGCGATGCTCGTGGTCATGGCCGCCACCGGCGTGCTGCGCGGCCTGCAGGACACCCGCACGCCCCTGTACGTCGCGATAGCCGGCTTCGCCGCCAACGCGGCTCTCAATGTCGGGCTCGTCTACGGCGCAGGGCTGGGGATCGCAGGTTCCGCCTGGGGCACCGTGATCGCCCAATGGGGAATGGCCGCTGCCTACCTTGTCGTGGTCATCCGCGGCGCCCGCCGACACGGCGCCTCGCTTCGCCCCGATGCCGCCGGCATACGTGCGAGTGCCCATGCGGGCGTGCCGCTCCTGGTGCGTACGCTTTCGCTGCGCGCCGTCCTGATGATCGCCACCGCCGTGGCGGCTCGGCTCGGCGATACGGACATCGCCGCGCACCAGATCATCCTCGCCCTCTGGAGTCTGATGGCCTTCGCCCTGGACTCCATCGCGATCGCGGGTCAGGCGATCATCGGGCGCTATCTCGGCGCCGACGACCCCGAAGGGGCGCGGGAGGCATGCCGCCGCATGGTGCAGTGGGGCATCGCCTCAGGGGTGGCACTGGGAATCCTGATCGTGCTCGCCCGTCCGCTCTTCATTCCCCTCTTCACCAGCGACCAGTCGGTGAAGGACACCCTGCTCCCCGCACTGTTGGTCGTGGCGCTCTCCCAGCCGATCGCCGGTGTGGTCTTCGTCCTGGACGGCGTACTGATGGGCGCCGGTGACGGCCCCTATCTCGCCGGAGCGATGCTGGTGACCCTGGCGGTCTTCGCCCCGGTCGCCCTGCTCGTTCCGACCCTCGGCGGCGGGCTGACCGCCCTCTGGTGGGCGATGACGCTCATGATGACGGTCCGCATGCTGACCCTGTGGCTGCGTGCACGGTCGGGTCGCTGGATTGTGACAGGCGCGACGCGCTGA
- the rpsR gene encoding 30S ribosomal protein S18 gives MAKPPVRKPKKKVCAFCKDKTAYVDYKDTNMLRKFISDRGKIRARRVTGNCTQHQRDVATAVKNSREMALLPYTSTAR, from the coding sequence ATGGCGAAGCCGCCTGTGCGCAAGCCGAAGAAGAAGGTCTGCGCATTCTGCAAGGACAAGACCGCGTACGTGGACTACAAGGACACGAACATGCTGCGGAAGTTCATTTCCGACCGCGGCAAGATCCGTGCCCGCCGCGTGACCGGCAACTGCACGCAGCACCAGCGTGACGTCGCCACGGCCGTGAAGAACAGCCGTGAGATGGCGCTGCTGCCCTACACGTCCACCGCGCGATAA
- the rplI gene encoding 50S ribosomal protein L9, which yields MKIILTHEVSGLGAAGDVVDVKDGYARNYLIPRGFAIRWTKGGEKDVAQIRRARKIHEIATIEQANEIKAKLEGVKVRLSVRSGDAGRLFGSVTPADIASAIKSAGGPDVDKRRVELGSPIKTLGSHQVSVRLHPEVAAKLGVEVVAA from the coding sequence ATGAAGATCATCCTCACCCACGAGGTCTCCGGCCTCGGCGCTGCCGGCGATGTCGTGGACGTCAAGGACGGCTACGCTCGCAACTACCTGATCCCGCGTGGTTTCGCGATCCGCTGGACCAAGGGTGGCGAGAAGGACGTCGCGCAGATCCGTCGCGCTCGCAAGATCCACGAGATCGCGACCATCGAGCAGGCCAACGAGATCAAGGCCAAGCTCGAGGGCGTGAAGGTGCGTCTGAGCGTTCGCTCCGGCGACGCCGGCCGCCTCTTCGGCTCCGTTACCCCGGCTGACATCGCCTCGGCGATCAAGTCCGCCGGTGGCCCGGACGTCGACAAGCGCCGTGTCGAGCTCGGTTCGCCGATCAAGACCCTGGGCTCGCACCAGGTGTCTGTGCGTCTGCACCCCGAGGTTGCCGCCAAGCTTGGCGTCGAGGTCGTCGCTGCCTGA
- a CDS encoding alanine racemase, whose amino-acid sequence MALSLYVDTARWRAHQKSVIDQFPGLVPVCKGNGYGFGHERLAEETTRFGSDMLAVGTTYEAARIKDWFSGDLLVLTPFRRGEEPVPLPDRVIRSVSSVDGVHALVGARVVIECMSSMKRHGVSEHELGQLHAAIEDVRLEGFALHLPLDRTDGSDAVEEVIGWMDRLRSARLPLHTMFVSHLGAAELARLQQQFPQTRFRARIGTRLWLGDHEATEYRGSVLDVTPVAKGDRFGYRQQKTASDGWLVVVAGGTSHGVGLEAPKALHGVMPRAKGVARAGLATVNRNLSPFVWAGKQRWFAEPPHMQVSILFIPADSQEPKVGDELVAHLRHTTTQFDRLVDR is encoded by the coding sequence ATGGCGCTCTCCCTCTACGTCGACACCGCTCGCTGGCGGGCGCACCAGAAGTCCGTGATCGACCAGTTCCCCGGCCTGGTCCCGGTCTGCAAGGGCAATGGCTACGGATTCGGCCATGAGCGGCTCGCGGAGGAGACGACCCGCTTCGGCTCGGACATGCTCGCCGTCGGCACGACCTACGAAGCGGCCCGGATCAAGGACTGGTTCAGCGGCGACCTCCTCGTCCTGACGCCCTTCCGCCGGGGAGAAGAGCCCGTGCCGCTGCCGGACCGGGTCATCCGCTCGGTCTCCTCCGTCGACGGTGTGCACGCTCTCGTCGGCGCGCGCGTGGTCATCGAGTGCATGAGCTCCATGAAGCGCCACGGCGTCTCCGAGCACGAGCTGGGCCAACTGCACGCCGCCATCGAGGACGTACGCCTGGAGGGCTTCGCGCTGCACCTGCCGCTGGACCGGACGGACGGCTCGGACGCGGTCGAAGAGGTCATCGGGTGGATGGACCGGCTGCGCAGCGCCCGGCTGCCGCTCCACACCATGTTTGTGAGCCATCTCGGCGCCGCGGAACTGGCCCGGCTGCAGCAGCAGTTCCCGCAGACCCGGTTCCGCGCACGGATCGGCACCCGGCTGTGGCTCGGCGACCACGAGGCCACCGAGTACCGCGGCTCCGTCCTCGACGTCACCCCCGTCGCCAAGGGCGACCGGTTCGGCTACCGGCAACAGAAGACGGCCTCGGACGGCTGGCTGGTCGTCGTGGCCGGCGGCACCTCCCACGGCGTCGGGCTGGAGGCGCCGAAGGCACTGCACGGCGTCATGCCGCGTGCCAAGGGCGTGGCCCGGGCGGGCCTGGCCACCGTCAACCGCAACCTGTCGCCGTTCGTCTGGGCGGGCAAGCAGCGCTGGTTCGCCGAGCCGCCGCACATGCAGGTCTCCATCCTGTTCATCCCGGCGGACTCGCAGGAGCCGAAGGTCGGCGACGAGCTGGTCGCCCACCTGCGCCACACCACCACGCAGTTCGACCGCCTGGTCGACCGCTAG
- a CDS encoding aminoacyltransferase, with protein MSLTLRTISREQHLAYIQTLPAASHCQVPAWADVKTEWRSENLGWFDKSGELVGVGLVLYRQLPKIKRYLAYLPEGPVINWYAPNLDDWLQPMLAHLKNQGAFSVKMGPPVVIRRWDAPAIKAGIQDPDVKRLRDVEATHIEPRAFEVADRLRKMGWQQGEDGGAGFGDVQPRYVYQVPLANRSLDDVLKGFNQLWRRNIKKAEKAGVEVVQGGYDDLAEWQRLYEITAERDRFRPRPLSYFQRMWTVLNSEDPNRMRLYFARHDGVNLSAATMLVVGGHVWYSYGASDNIGREVRPSNAMQWRMLRDAYAMGATVYDLRGISDSLDESDHLFGLIQFKVGTGGEAVEYVGEWDFPLNKLLHKALDMYMSRR; from the coding sequence ATGAGCCTGACCCTGAGGACCATCAGCCGAGAGCAGCATCTGGCGTACATCCAGACCCTGCCCGCGGCGAGTCACTGCCAGGTCCCGGCATGGGCGGACGTCAAGACGGAGTGGCGCTCGGAGAACCTCGGCTGGTTCGACAAGAGCGGTGAGCTCGTCGGCGTCGGTCTCGTCCTGTACCGGCAGCTGCCCAAGATCAAGCGGTACCTCGCCTATCTCCCCGAGGGTCCGGTGATCAACTGGTACGCGCCGAACCTGGACGACTGGCTGCAGCCGATGCTGGCCCACCTCAAGAACCAGGGCGCCTTCTCCGTGAAGATGGGCCCGCCGGTCGTCATCCGCCGCTGGGACGCCCCGGCGATCAAGGCCGGAATCCAGGACCCGGACGTGAAGCGCCTGCGCGACGTCGAGGCCACCCACATCGAGCCGCGCGCCTTCGAGGTCGCCGACCGGCTCCGCAAGATGGGCTGGCAGCAGGGCGAGGACGGCGGCGCCGGCTTCGGTGACGTACAGCCCCGGTACGTCTACCAGGTGCCGCTGGCCAACCGGTCCCTCGACGATGTCCTCAAGGGCTTCAACCAGCTCTGGCGGCGCAACATCAAGAAGGCCGAGAAGGCCGGCGTCGAGGTGGTCCAGGGCGGCTACGACGACCTCGCCGAGTGGCAGCGGCTCTACGAGATCACGGCCGAGCGCGACCGCTTCCGGCCCCGCCCGCTCTCGTACTTCCAGCGCATGTGGACGGTCCTGAACAGCGAGGACCCCAACCGCATGCGGCTCTACTTCGCGCGGCACGACGGGGTGAACCTGTCCGCCGCGACCATGCTCGTCGTCGGCGGTCACGTCTGGTACTCCTACGGAGCCTCGGACAACATCGGCCGCGAGGTCCGGCCCTCGAACGCGATGCAGTGGCGGATGCTGCGCGATGCCTATGCCATGGGTGCCACCGTCTACGACCTGCGCGGCATCAGTGACTCGCTCGACGAGAGCGACCACCTCTTCGGCCTCATCCAGTTCAAGGTCGGCACCGGCGGAGAAGCCGTCGAGTACGTCGGCGAGTGGGACTTCCCGCTCAACAAGCTGCTGCACAAGGCGCTCGACATGTACATGTCCCGTCGCTGA
- a CDS encoding single-stranded DNA-binding protein, producing the protein MAGETVITVVGNLVDDPELRFTPSGAAVAKFRVASTPRTFDRQTNEWKDGESLFLTCSVWRQAAENVAESLQRGMRVVVQGRLKQRSYEDREGVKRTVYELDVEEVGPSLKNATAKVTKTTGRGGQGGYGGGQQGGGSWGGGPSGAQQGGGGAPADDPWATSAPAGGGQQGGGGGGGGGWGGSSGGGYSDEPPF; encoded by the coding sequence ATGGCAGGCGAGACCGTCATCACGGTCGTCGGCAATCTCGTCGACGACCCCGAGCTGCGCTTCACCCCGTCCGGTGCGGCGGTCGCGAAGTTCCGCGTCGCGTCCACTCCCCGCACCTTCGACCGTCAGACGAATGAGTGGAAGGACGGCGAGAGCCTGTTCCTGACCTGCTCGGTCTGGCGGCAGGCGGCGGAGAACGTCGCCGAGTCGCTCCAGCGAGGCATGCGCGTCGTCGTGCAGGGCCGGCTGAAGCAGCGGTCCTATGAGGACCGCGAGGGCGTCAAGCGCACGGTCTACGAGCTGGACGTCGAGGAAGTCGGCCCCAGCCTCAAGAACGCCACGGCCAAGGTCACCAAGACCACCGGTCGCGGTGGTCAGGGCGGCTATGGCGGCGGCCAGCAGGGCGGTGGCAGCTGGGGCGGCGGTCCCAGCGGTGCCCAGCAGGGTGGCGGCGGTGCTCCCGCCGACGACCCCTGGGCCACCAGTGCCCCGGCCGGCGGTGGCCAGCAGGGTGGCGGCGGTGGCGGCGGTGGTGGCTGGGGCGGAAGCTCCGGCGGCGGCTACTCGGACGAGCCCCCCTTCTAA
- a CDS encoding serine hydrolase yields the protein MTSPHEALLPSTERALLHRVATAQAEGRAPSLVGAVARDGQRIWSGARSCVDGHAPDADTQYRIGSITKTFTAVLVMRLRDEGLLDLGDALEKHLPGTGVGEVTIAQLLGHSAGLAAESPAPWWERTSGSLRPELGDVLGEKPLLHPVGRRHHYSNPGYTLLGSLIEAMRGNSWAAVLRSEILEPLGLTRTSTRPQAPHAGGWAVHPWADVMMPEPAEDLGLMAPAGQLWSTASDLCRFGGFLADGDDRVLSAESVCEMRAPSVPLEAGEWESGYGLGLQLVRRDGCTLIGHTGSLPGFIACLWVSVEEGVAGVALANATSGPLTGAVAADLVGIVAEAEPRLPEPWRPMPVVDEQLLELTGPWYWGTSAFGLKLVAERGLELYPLRGNGRGSRFDAGEGNRWTGLDGYFAGETLRVVRRADGSVDHLDLGSFVFTREPYDPAADVPGGVDESGWRGLR from the coding sequence ATGACCTCACCTCATGAAGCGCTGCTGCCCAGCACCGAGCGGGCGCTGCTCCACCGAGTCGCCACCGCGCAGGCCGAGGGCCGCGCCCCTTCCCTCGTCGGGGCTGTGGCCAGGGACGGGCAACGCATCTGGAGCGGCGCGCGTAGCTGCGTCGACGGCCATGCTCCGGATGCCGACACCCAGTACCGCATCGGCTCCATCACGAAGACCTTCACAGCCGTGCTGGTGATGAGGCTGCGGGACGAAGGGCTACTGGACCTGGGCGATGCGCTGGAGAAGCATCTGCCCGGTACCGGGGTCGGCGAGGTGACCATTGCCCAACTCCTGGGACACAGCGCGGGACTGGCCGCCGAGAGCCCCGCTCCCTGGTGGGAGCGGACGTCCGGCAGCCTCCGCCCCGAACTGGGCGATGTACTCGGCGAGAAGCCGCTGCTTCATCCCGTGGGGCGTCGGCACCACTACTCCAACCCCGGCTACACCCTGCTCGGTTCACTCATCGAGGCGATGCGAGGCAACTCGTGGGCGGCCGTGCTGCGCAGCGAGATCCTGGAGCCGCTCGGACTCACCCGGACAAGCACGCGACCGCAGGCCCCGCATGCGGGCGGCTGGGCAGTGCATCCCTGGGCGGATGTGATGATGCCCGAACCGGCCGAGGATCTGGGGTTGATGGCCCCGGCAGGCCAGCTGTGGTCGACCGCCTCGGACCTGTGCCGCTTCGGGGGTTTCCTCGCGGACGGCGACGACCGCGTGCTGAGCGCGGAGTCCGTGTGTGAGATGCGCGCACCATCAGTGCCGCTGGAAGCCGGCGAGTGGGAGAGCGGCTACGGTCTGGGCCTGCAACTGGTACGGCGGGACGGCTGCACGCTCATTGGGCACACGGGTTCGCTGCCCGGGTTCATCGCCTGTCTGTGGGTGAGCGTGGAAGAGGGAGTTGCCGGAGTGGCGCTCGCCAACGCCACCTCGGGTCCACTGACCGGCGCTGTGGCCGCCGATCTCGTAGGGATCGTCGCCGAGGCGGAGCCCAGGCTCCCCGAACCCTGGCGGCCGATGCCGGTGGTGGACGAGCAGCTGCTGGAGCTGACAGGGCCCTGGTACTGGGGCACGAGCGCCTTCGGGCTGAAGCTCGTGGCCGAGCGGGGCCTGGAGCTCTACCCGCTGAGAGGAAACGGTCGCGGCTCGCGGTTCGATGCGGGCGAAGGCAATCGCTGGACGGGTCTCGACGGGTACTTCGCCGGAGAGACGCTGCGCGTGGTGCGACGGGCCGACGGATCGGTGGACCATCTCGATCTGGGTTCGTTCGTCTTTACGCGCGAGCCGTACGACCCTGCTGCGGATGTGCCCGGAGGTGTGGACGAGTCCGGCTGGCGCGGCCTGCGGTGA